A DNA window from Candidatus Sulfidibacterium hydrothermale contains the following coding sequences:
- a CDS encoding four helix bundle protein, translated as MNNKVFGDELEKRTRKFAMSIIALSGSIPNTVENHVIKNQITKSGTSIGANYREANRARSKADFINRIKICESEANETIYWLEIISDLNLLEEERIQLILKEAHELIAIFTSIGKKLKGKT; from the coding sequence ATGAACAATAAGGTATTTGGTGATGAACTGGAAAAAAGGACAAGAAAGTTTGCAATGAGTATTATTGCCCTTTCGGGATCTATTCCAAATACTGTTGAAAATCATGTAATTAAAAATCAAATAACAAAATCGGGAACAAGTATTGGTGCAAACTACAGAGAAGCGAACCGGGCAAGAAGTAAAGCAGATTTTATTAATAGAATTAAAATATGTGAAAGTGAAGCCAATGAAACAATTTATTGGTTAGAAATTATTTCAGATTTAAATTTGTTAGAAGAAGAAAGGATACAATTGATTTTGAAAGAAGCACACGAATTGATAGCGATTTTTACTTCAATTGGAAAAAAATTGAAAGGGAAAACATAA
- the infB gene encoding translation initiation factor IF-2 encodes MPEAKRKIVRLSKAAREFNIGMNTIIDFLGKKGFKIETSPNTKLDPEMYELLVNEFQEEKAVKESAHKKGLEFIGKQTISIEDKLKQEKEQDKEDEPEVDDLLIAGHSALDFEKPEPKPEKETASQPAPQPEPEEKAKEEPPAAPEPEKAEKEPEKEEEPAAGPIKEVTEETKPVETPKEEPAPEPEKAPVSEEPAAQAPEEEKEPVKPEKAPEAEEESPLKGPKVLDKIDLDSINQKTRPAKKTKAERKKEKEAEQKKKQSQQQAAAEVQKKEKQPEPEKQPAQPEKTETPKEQKPAEQKPAEQKPEEDRSNFIETKVEKLTGPKIMGKIDLPEKKKKKPVASSSGDGHGKKKRKRIDTRKPGEAGGRSRHDNHKKKGKGPKKPIKHEPTEEEIQKQIKETLARLAPTGKSKASKYRRQKRESISHVHEEELRKQQEEQNILKVTEFVTANELANMMNISVNDIIKTCMQIGLFVSINQRLDAETISLLADEYGYKVKYVDVEEHEILDVEEEADDPDKLVPRAPIVTVMGHVDHGKTKLLDYIRNTNVVAGEAGGITQHIGAYEVTLNDGKKITFLDTPGHEAFTAMRARGAKVTDVAIIVIAADDNVMPQTKEAINHAQAAGVPIVFAINKIDKPTANPDKIKEELSQLNILVEDWGGKYQSQEISAVTGQGVDELLEKVLLEAELLELKANPDKRGKGTVIEASLDKGRGYVATILVQDGTVRKGDILIAGPVFGHVKAMFNERNEKVNSAGPSTPVLLLGLNGAPQAGDTFNVMKDEKEAKAIVTKRQQLIREQTLRSQKHITLDEIGRRIAIGDFKELNIIVKGDVDGSVEALSDALLKLSTEETKVNIIHKAVGAITESDILLASASDAIIIGFQVRPMPQARKLAEKEQIDIRLYSVIYKATEELEAAIEGMLAPKTEEKVTCNLEVRETFKISKVGTVAGCYVLDGKITRNTRVRLIRDGIIIYTGNLGSLKRFKDDVKEVSAGYECGLNIENFNDIKVGDIIEGFEEVEVMRK; translated from the coding sequence ATGCCCGAAGCAAAAAGAAAAATAGTACGATTAAGTAAAGCTGCCAGGGAATTCAATATCGGGATGAATACCATTATTGATTTTCTCGGGAAAAAAGGTTTTAAAATTGAAACTTCCCCAAACACGAAGCTCGATCCTGAAATGTATGAATTGCTGGTAAATGAATTTCAGGAAGAAAAAGCAGTCAAAGAAAGCGCGCATAAAAAGGGCCTTGAATTCATTGGGAAACAAACCATTAGTATTGAAGACAAGCTGAAGCAGGAAAAAGAACAAGACAAAGAAGACGAACCGGAAGTGGATGATTTGCTGATTGCCGGGCACTCTGCTTTAGATTTTGAAAAACCGGAACCCAAACCGGAAAAAGAAACAGCTTCGCAGCCGGCACCTCAACCGGAACCGGAAGAAAAAGCCAAAGAAGAGCCACCTGCGGCTCCCGAACCGGAAAAAGCTGAAAAAGAACCGGAAAAAGAAGAAGAACCAGCTGCCGGCCCGATAAAAGAAGTAACTGAAGAAACCAAACCGGTGGAGACTCCTAAAGAAGAACCGGCTCCCGAACCGGAAAAAGCACCCGTTTCTGAAGAACCAGCTGCCCAAGCTCCTGAAGAAGAGAAAGAACCGGTTAAACCCGAAAAAGCACCGGAAGCTGAAGAAGAGAGTCCATTAAAAGGACCTAAAGTTCTGGACAAGATCGACCTCGACAGCATCAACCAAAAAACCCGGCCGGCGAAAAAAACCAAGGCCGAACGCAAAAAAGAAAAAGAAGCAGAACAAAAAAAGAAACAAAGCCAGCAACAGGCTGCCGCTGAAGTTCAGAAAAAAGAAAAACAGCCGGAACCGGAAAAACAACCGGCTCAACCGGAAAAAACAGAAACCCCGAAAGAACAAAAACCGGCGGAACAAAAACCGGCGGAACAAAAACCGGAAGAAGACCGTTCTAACTTTATCGAAACCAAGGTAGAAAAACTGACGGGACCCAAAATCATGGGAAAAATCGACCTCCCGGAAAAGAAAAAGAAAAAACCGGTCGCTTCTTCCTCTGGTGACGGACATGGTAAAAAGAAAAGAAAGAGAATAGATACCCGGAAACCAGGAGAAGCCGGCGGAAGGTCTCGTCATGACAACCATAAAAAGAAAGGAAAAGGACCGAAAAAACCGATCAAGCACGAGCCTACCGAAGAAGAAATCCAGAAACAGATTAAAGAAACACTGGCTCGTCTGGCTCCTACCGGAAAATCCAAAGCTTCTAAATACAGAAGACAGAAAAGAGAGAGTATCTCTCATGTTCATGAAGAAGAACTCCGGAAACAACAGGAAGAACAAAACATCCTGAAAGTTACCGAGTTTGTTACCGCCAACGAGCTGGCCAACATGATGAATATCAGTGTTAATGATATTATCAAAACCTGTATGCAGATTGGTTTGTTCGTATCGATCAACCAACGGCTGGATGCCGAAACCATTTCGCTGCTGGCCGACGAATACGGCTACAAAGTGAAATATGTGGATGTGGAAGAACATGAGATTCTGGATGTGGAAGAAGAAGCTGACGATCCGGACAAACTGGTTCCGCGTGCTCCCATCGTTACCGTAATGGGACATGTTGACCACGGAAAGACCAAATTGCTTGACTATATCCGGAATACCAACGTAGTAGCCGGTGAAGCAGGTGGAATTACTCAGCACATCGGAGCTTACGAAGTTACCCTGAACGATGGTAAAAAAATCACTTTCCTCGATACGCCGGGTCACGAAGCTTTTACAGCCATGCGTGCCCGTGGTGCCAAAGTTACCGACGTGGCCATTATTGTAATTGCCGCTGACGACAATGTGATGCCGCAAACCAAAGAGGCCATTAACCATGCCCAGGCTGCCGGCGTTCCTATTGTTTTTGCCATCAACAAAATTGATAAACCTACAGCCAATCCGGACAAAATAAAAGAAGAACTTTCGCAACTGAATATTCTTGTGGAAGACTGGGGTGGAAAATACCAGTCACAGGAAATTTCAGCAGTGACCGGCCAGGGAGTCGATGAATTGCTGGAAAAAGTGTTGCTGGAAGCCGAATTACTGGAGCTGAAAGCCAATCCGGACAAACGCGGAAAAGGAACCGTTATTGAAGCTTCGCTGGATAAAGGTCGTGGTTATGTGGCCACCATTCTGGTACAGGACGGAACAGTAAGAAAAGGCGATATTCTGATTGCCGGACCTGTTTTTGGCCATGTAAAAGCCATGTTTAACGAACGAAATGAAAAGGTAAACAGTGCCGGGCCATCAACGCCGGTGCTCTTACTGGGACTAAACGGAGCTCCGCAGGCAGGCGATACGTTCAATGTGATGAAAGATGAAAAAGAAGCCAAGGCCATTGTTACCAAACGGCAACAACTCATCCGCGAACAAACGCTGCGTTCACAAAAACACATTACACTGGATGAAATTGGTCGTCGTATTGCCATTGGCGACTTTAAAGAGCTGAATATTATTGTAAAAGGTGATGTTGACGGTTCGGTAGAAGCGTTGAGTGATGCCTTGCTGAAACTCTCTACCGAAGAAACCAAAGTAAACATTATCCATAAAGCAGTAGGTGCCATTACCGAATCGGATATTTTGCTGGCTTCTGCTTCCGATGCCATCATCATCGGATTCCAGGTACGGCCCATGCCGCAAGCCCGTAAACTGGCCGAAAAAGAACAAATCGACATTCGTCTCTATTCGGTAATTTACAAAGCTACCGAAGAACTGGAAGCTGCTATCGAAGGGATGCTGGCTCCCAAAACAGAAGAAAAAGTTACGTGTAACCTCGAAGTTCGCGAAACCTTTAAAATCTCTAAAGTGGGAACCGTGGCCGGATGTTATGTATTGGATGGTAAGATCACCCGGAACACCCGCGTGCGCCTGATCCGTGACGGAATTATCATTTATACCGGAAATCTCGGCTCCTTAAAACGCTTTAAAGATGATGTAAAAGAAGTTTCTGCCGGTTACGAATGCGGACTGAACATCGAAAACTTTAACGACATCAAAGTCGGTGACATTATCGAAGGATTTGAAGAAGTGGAAGTCATGCGAAAATAG
- the nusA gene encoding transcription termination factor NusA codes for MDNINLVENFSEFKEFKNIDRETMMRIIEDVFHSMLAKKYGEESNFDVIVNIDRGDLEIWHNREIVEDGEVENPNTQIAYSDAIKIEPDFEVGEEVSEQIFLSDFGRREILNVRQALVARVMDYEKDNIYKKYKEKVGEVVTAEVYQIWKKEILLLDDENIELILPKSEQIPSDYFKKGDNIRAVVSKVDMRNNTPVIILSRTSPVFLERLFEQEVPEIYDGLITIKKIVRVPGERAKVAVESYDDRIDPVGACVGMKGSRIHGIVRELRNENIDVINYTTNDSLFIQRALSPAKITSIHLDEENHRADVYMRPDQVSLAIGKGGFNIRLAGQLTGYEIDVYRDTDTDTEDVKLQEFSDEIDQWIIDELINIGCDTAKSVLELDVEELVNRTDLEEETIREVIRILKAEFE; via the coding sequence ATGGATAACATAAACTTAGTCGAAAACTTCTCGGAATTTAAAGAGTTTAAAAATATCGACAGAGAAACCATGATGCGCATCATCGAAGATGTGTTTCACAGTATGCTGGCCAAAAAATACGGTGAAGAAAGTAACTTCGACGTGATTGTAAACATTGACCGCGGTGACCTGGAGATCTGGCACAACCGCGAGATTGTGGAAGACGGCGAAGTAGAAAATCCGAACACTCAAATTGCTTATTCTGATGCCATTAAAATAGAACCCGACTTTGAAGTAGGAGAAGAAGTTTCCGAACAGATCTTTTTATCCGATTTTGGCCGTCGTGAGATTCTCAATGTACGCCAGGCGTTGGTAGCCCGTGTAATGGATTACGAAAAAGACAATATTTACAAAAAATACAAAGAAAAAGTTGGCGAAGTCGTTACAGCAGAAGTTTATCAAATCTGGAAAAAAGAGATTCTGCTGCTTGACGATGAAAATATTGAACTGATTCTCCCCAAATCGGAACAAATTCCTTCCGATTACTTTAAAAAAGGAGATAATATCCGCGCCGTGGTTTCCAAAGTGGACATGCGCAACAATACACCGGTGATCATCTTGTCACGTACTTCCCCTGTATTCCTGGAAAGACTTTTTGAACAGGAAGTTCCGGAAATCTACGACGGACTGATCACCATCAAAAAAATTGTGCGTGTTCCGGGTGAAAGAGCAAAAGTGGCGGTTGAATCGTATGACGACCGTATTGATCCGGTAGGCGCTTGTGTCGGGATGAAAGGATCACGTATTCATGGTATCGTGCGGGAGCTTCGCAACGAAAACATCGACGTGATCAACTACACAACCAACGACAGCCTTTTCATCCAGCGGGCACTTTCCCCGGCTAAAATTACCTCGATCCATCTCGATGAAGAAAACCATCGTGCCGATGTGTATATGCGACCCGATCAGGTTTCGCTTGCCATCGGAAAAGGCGGATTCAACATCCGGCTGGCCGGACAGCTGACCGGTTATGAAATTGATGTGTACCGCGACACCGATACGGACACAGAAGATGTAAAACTGCAGGAATTTTCCGATGAAATTGACCAGTGGATCATTGACGAGCTGATCAACATCGGCTGCGATACTGCAAAAAGTGTATTGGAGCTCGATGTAGAAGAACTGGTGAACCGTACAGACCTTGAAGAAGAAACCATTCGTGAGGTCATTCGTATTCTGAAAGCAGAATTTGAATAA
- the sufB gene encoding Fe-S cluster assembly protein SufB, protein MSDEKSDKRVLEEVTSGEYKYGFVTDIEAEQAPKGLTEDTIRFISKKKNEPEWLLEFRLKAFRHWLTLEEPDWALLHHPPINYQDIIYYSAPKPKKELESLDEVDPELLETFNKLGISLEEQKRLSGVAVDAVIDSVSVKTTFQETLAKHDIIFCSFGEAVQKYPDLVKKYLGTVVPYTDNYFAALNSAVFSDGSFCYIPKGVRCPIELSTYFRINAANTGQFERTLLIADDGGYVSYLEGCTAPMRDENQLHAAIVEIIAHDDAEVKYSTVQNWYPGDKEGKGGIYNFVTKRGLCKGHHSKISWTQVETGSAITWKYPSCVLMGDYSVGEFYSVAVTNNYQQADTGTKMIHIGKNTKSTIISKGISAGKSNNSYRGLVRVSKKADNARNYSQCDSLLLGDQCGAHTFPYIKTANDSAIVEHEATTSKISDDQLFYCQQRGIDMEKAIGLIVNGYAKQVLNKLPMEFAVEAQKLLAITLEGSVG, encoded by the coding sequence ATGAGTGACGAAAAGAGTGATAAGCGGGTTTTGGAAGAAGTCACATCAGGAGAATATAAGTACGGTTTTGTTACGGATATTGAGGCAGAACAAGCCCCCAAAGGACTCACCGAAGATACAATCCGTTTTATTTCCAAAAAGAAAAATGAACCGGAATGGCTTTTGGAATTTCGGTTGAAAGCTTTCCGCCATTGGCTTACACTGGAGGAACCCGATTGGGCTTTGTTGCATCACCCGCCGATCAATTATCAGGATATCATCTATTACTCGGCACCCAAACCCAAAAAAGAGTTGGAAAGTTTGGATGAAGTGGACCCTGAATTGCTGGAAACATTTAACAAACTGGGGATTTCACTCGAAGAGCAAAAACGGCTGAGTGGTGTGGCTGTGGATGCGGTGATTGACAGTGTTTCGGTAAAAACCACTTTTCAGGAAACCCTGGCCAAACACGATATTATTTTCTGCTCTTTCGGCGAAGCCGTGCAAAAATATCCGGATTTGGTAAAAAAATATCTCGGTACGGTGGTGCCGTATACCGATAATTATTTTGCTGCTTTGAATTCAGCGGTGTTTAGCGATGGTTCGTTTTGCTATATCCCGAAAGGTGTGCGGTGTCCTATTGAGCTTTCTACCTATTTCCGGATTAATGCAGCCAATACCGGACAGTTTGAACGAACACTGTTGATCGCTGATGACGGCGGGTATGTCAGTTACCTCGAGGGCTGTACAGCGCCGATGCGTGACGAAAACCAGCTGCATGCTGCCATTGTGGAGATTATTGCTCACGATGATGCCGAAGTGAAATATTCTACGGTGCAGAACTGGTATCCGGGAGATAAAGAAGGGAAAGGCGGTATTTACAACTTTGTGACCAAACGCGGACTTTGTAAAGGACACCATTCAAAAATCAGCTGGACACAGGTGGAAACCGGTTCGGCCATTACCTGGAAATATCCCAGTTGTGTTTTGATGGGGGATTATTCTGTGGGAGAATTTTATTCGGTTGCGGTAACGAATAATTATCAACAGGCGGATACAGGTACCAAAATGATTCATATTGGAAAAAATACCAAAAGCACCATTATCTCTAAAGGGATTTCTGCCGGAAAAAGCAACAACAGCTACCGTGGTTTGGTGCGTGTGTCAAAAAAAGCAGATAATGCCCGAAATTATTCCCAATGTGACTCGCTGTTGTTGGGCGATCAGTGTGGTGCACACACTTTCCCGTACATTAAAACGGCCAACGACAGTGCAATTGTAGAACACGAAGCCACTACGTCGAAAATTTCGGATGATCAGTTGTTTTATTGCCAGCAGCGCGGCATTGATATGGAAAAAGCCATTGGGTTAATTGTAAATGGTTATGCTAAACAGGTTTTAAATAAGTTGCCCATGGAATTTGCTGTGGAAGCGCAAAAATTGCTGGCCATTACGTTGGAAGGAAGTGTGGGGTGA
- the rimP gene encoding ribosome assembly cofactor RimP, with protein sequence MISKTQIERWAEEQLKDTDRFVVQVKVSNDNVINVIIDSDSGVTIEHCIALSRYIEQHLDRDKEDFELKVLSSGLEYPFSLLRQYKKYLGKRIQLKMADGTEKKGILQEAETDHIVLQEEIEKKYKKNVRRIPGETLHIPMEQIKQAKAVIEF encoded by the coding sequence ATGATTAGCAAAACACAAATAGAACGTTGGGCTGAAGAACAGCTGAAAGATACTGACCGGTTTGTAGTGCAGGTAAAAGTAAGTAACGACAATGTTATTAATGTCATTATTGACAGCGACAGCGGCGTAACCATTGAGCATTGCATTGCTTTAAGCCGGTATATCGAGCAGCATCTTGATCGCGACAAAGAAGATTTTGAGCTGAAAGTTCTTTCGTCCGGATTGGAGTATCCTTTTTCGCTCCTGAGACAATACAAAAAATATCTTGGGAAACGGATCCAACTGAAAATGGCGGACGGTACAGAAAAAAAAGGGATTTTACAGGAGGCTGAAACCGACCATATTGTACTTCAGGAAGAAATAGAGAAAAAATATAAGAAAAATGTCCGGCGTATTCCGGGGGAAACACTACACATTCCCATGGAACAAATTAAACAGGCCAAAGCCGTGATTGAATTTTAA
- a CDS encoding deoxyhypusine synthase family protein, whose amino-acid sequence MENKGPVSRFMVEHYKHFNAATLVDAARAYDQHIRDGKKMMIAMAGAMSTAELGKSLAEMIRQDKVQIISCTGANLEEDIMNLVAHKHYKRVPHYRDLTPQQEWDLLQSGLNRVTDTCIPEEEAFRRLQQHIFDIWKEAEDKGERYFPHEYMYKLLLSGVLEQYYEIDPKDSWMLAAAEKNLPIVVPGWEDSTMGNIFASYCIKGELKSSTVKSGIEYMSFLADWYTQNAGDEGIGFFQIGGGIAGDFPICVVPMLYQDLERTETPFWSYFCQISDSTTSYGSYSGAVPNEKITWGKLGIDTPKFIVESDATIVAPLIFAYVLGW is encoded by the coding sequence ATGGAAAATAAAGGTCCTGTCAGCCGTTTTATGGTTGAACATTACAAACATTTTAATGCAGCTACACTGGTTGATGCTGCCCGTGCTTATGATCAGCACATCCGTGACGGTAAAAAAATGATGATTGCCATGGCTGGTGCCATGAGTACGGCCGAATTGGGTAAATCGCTGGCGGAAATGATCCGTCAGGATAAGGTGCAGATCATCTCTTGTACCGGAGCCAATCTGGAAGAAGATATCATGAATCTTGTGGCTCATAAACACTATAAGAGAGTTCCGCATTACCGTGATTTGACTCCGCAACAGGAGTGGGATTTGTTGCAAAGCGGATTAAACCGGGTAACCGATACCTGTATTCCGGAAGAAGAAGCTTTCCGGCGGTTGCAGCAACATATTTTTGATATCTGGAAAGAAGCAGAAGACAAAGGGGAACGCTATTTCCCGCATGAGTACATGTATAAACTGCTTCTTTCGGGCGTATTGGAACAATATTATGAAATTGATCCGAAAGACAGCTGGATGCTGGCTGCTGCCGAAAAAAACCTGCCCATTGTGGTTCCCGGTTGGGAAGATTCGACCATGGGAAATATTTTTGCTTCCTATTGCATTAAAGGCGAACTGAAATCGTCTACAGTAAAATCGGGGATTGAATACATGAGTTTCCTGGCCGATTGGTACACCCAAAATGCCGGAGACGAAGGAATCGGCTTTTTCCAGATAGGCGGTGGTATTGCCGGTGATTTTCCGATTTGTGTGGTGCCCATGCTGTATCAGGATCTGGAACGTACGGAAACGCCTTTCTGGAGTTATTTCTGTCAGATCAGCGATTCGACCACCAGCTACGGCTCGTACTCAGGAGCTGTTCCCAACGAAAAGATTACCTGGGGAAAACTGGGAATTGACACCCCGAAATTTATTGTGGAAAGTGATGCCACCATTGTAGCCCCGCTGATTTTTGCGTATGTGCTGGGGTGGTAA
- a CDS encoding type III PLP-dependent enzyme domain-containing protein, giving the protein MKNSYFDLIEQSYYFPQEGFDLRDGHLTFHGISLKYLIEKYGTPFRFIYLPKIGDQIKKARNLFNRSIKNNGYRGRYHYCYCTKCNHFYHVVNEALKHNVDIETSSSFDIDLILSLYEEGKIDRSRVIVHNGHKTESYLKKIHLLQQKGFDQSIIVLDSVVELERIRQLWGDKKVKIGIRMAINEESQSSYYTSRLGIPHTDIMDFYLQNIKDNPQVELVMFHFFVDSGIKDTIYYWGEFQKALSLYVKLRKEAPSLSAFNLGGGFPIRNNLGFEYNYEYMINEIISNIKESCLKEGIPEPDIYTEFGKYTVGESGAVIFKVLETKQQNDSETWYIIDNSLMNTIPDAWAIHEKFILLPVNKWDHEYQRVNIGGISCDHSDYYNSEDLNQEVLLPKYDSKTEKEPLYLGFFHTGAYQDSISGYGGIKHCLIPSPKHVIIDRDSNGNFIDRVYRNEQSPEEMFKILGYNTSDQ; this is encoded by the coding sequence ATGAAAAACAGTTATTTTGATTTGATTGAACAAAGCTACTATTTTCCGCAGGAAGGCTTTGATTTGCGTGATGGTCATCTCACTTTTCACGGCATTTCACTCAAATATCTGATCGAAAAATACGGAACCCCTTTTCGTTTTATCTATTTGCCAAAAATTGGTGACCAGATAAAAAAAGCACGGAACCTCTTTAACCGTTCCATAAAGAACAATGGTTACCGTGGAAGATACCATTATTGTTACTGTACCAAGTGCAACCACTTTTATCATGTAGTTAATGAAGCGCTAAAGCATAATGTGGATATAGAAACATCTTCATCTTTTGATATCGACCTGATTCTGAGCTTGTACGAAGAAGGAAAAATTGACCGTTCCCGTGTGATCGTACACAACGGACATAAAACCGAGAGCTATTTAAAAAAGATTCATCTTCTTCAGCAAAAAGGTTTTGACCAGTCCATTATCGTTCTTGACAGTGTGGTAGAGCTGGAAAGAATTCGTCAGCTGTGGGGCGACAAAAAGGTTAAAATCGGTATCCGGATGGCCATTAATGAAGAATCGCAATCGTCGTATTACACATCGCGTCTCGGCATTCCACATACTGATATCATGGACTTTTATCTGCAAAATATAAAAGACAATCCACAAGTGGAACTGGTTATGTTTCACTTTTTTGTAGATTCCGGAATTAAAGACACTATTTATTACTGGGGTGAATTTCAAAAAGCCCTGAGTCTTTATGTGAAATTACGGAAAGAAGCTCCGTCACTTTCTGCTTTTAATCTGGGAGGCGGTTTCCCTATTCGTAACAACCTCGGTTTTGAGTATAATTACGAATACATGATCAATGAAATCATTTCGAATATCAAAGAAAGCTGCCTGAAAGAAGGTATTCCGGAGCCGGACATCTATACCGAATTTGGAAAATATACCGTGGGGGAAAGCGGAGCGGTGATTTTTAAAGTTTTGGAAACCAAACAGCAAAACGACAGTGAAACCTGGTACATTATTGATAACAGTTTAATGAATACTATTCCGGATGCATGGGCTATTCATGAAAAATTTATTCTGCTTCCGGTCAATAAATGGGATCACGAATACCAGCGGGTGAATATTGGCGGCATTAGCTGTGATCATTCCGATTATTACAACTCAGAAGATCTGAACCAGGAAGTTTTGTTGCCCAAATACGACAGCAAAACGGAAAAAGAGCCGCTTTATCTCGGGTTTTTTCACACCGGAGCATATCAGGATTCCATCAGTGGTTACGGGGGCATTAAACATTGTTTGATTCCTTCGCCCAAGCATGTGATTATTGACCGTGACAGCAACGGTAATTTTATTGACCGGGTGTATCGCAATGAACAATCTCCGGAGGAAATGTTTAAGATTTTGGGATATAATACCAGCGACCAATGA
- the speB gene encoding agmatinase has protein sequence MRTFAGIEAKYAQKETAAVWLQSIPYDGTSTWGKGADQAFPAFLEAAENMEIYDIETDSEVYRNGIHILPEITENRSPEKVFETVYHTTKQLLESNRFLTFFGGEHSISIGIIRAFYEKYPDLSVLHLDAHTDLRPEYLGTPYNHACALHDASLHTNLVQVGIRSMDTVEKPFLNREQCWFAEEIAGRNDWMEKALQQLTGPVYITLDLDVFDPSVMPSTGTPEPGGLDWITVIRFLKKVFQHKQVVGFDMVELAPIPQLKGPDFLAAKLYYKMLSYQFKYHGK, from the coding sequence ATGAGAACTTTTGCCGGCATCGAAGCAAAATATGCGCAAAAAGAAACAGCGGCTGTTTGGTTGCAGTCCATCCCTTACGATGGGACCAGTACCTGGGGAAAAGGAGCTGATCAGGCTTTTCCGGCTTTTCTCGAAGCGGCAGAAAATATGGAGATTTACGACATTGAAACCGATTCGGAAGTGTACCGGAACGGCATCCATATTTTACCGGAAATTACCGAAAACCGTTCTCCGGAAAAGGTTTTTGAAACGGTTTATCATACAACAAAACAGTTGCTGGAATCCAATCGTTTTCTGACTTTCTTTGGCGGAGAACATTCCATCAGCATAGGAATTATCCGGGCTTTTTATGAAAAATATCCTGATTTAAGTGTTCTGCATCTTGATGCGCATACCGATTTACGTCCGGAGTATTTGGGAACGCCGTATAATCATGCCTGTGCGTTGCACGATGCTTCGCTGCATACCAATTTGGTGCAGGTGGGTATTCGCAGTATGGATACGGTGGAGAAGCCCTTTTTAAACCGGGAGCAATGCTGGTTTGCCGAAGAGATTGCCGGCCGTAACGATTGGATGGAAAAGGCCTTGCAGCAACTTACCGGTCCGGTTTATATTACGCTGGATCTGGATGTTTTTGATCCTTCGGTGATGCCTTCAACCGGAACGCCGGAACCCGGCGGACTGGACTGGATAACCGTGATTCGTTTTTTGAAAAAAGTTTTTCAGCATAAACAGGTGGTGGGTTTCGATATGGTGGAACTTGCCCCTATCCCTCAATTAAAAGGGCCGGATTTTCTTGCGGCCAAACTTTATTACAAAATGTTGTCTTATCAATTTAAATACCATGGAAAATAA
- a CDS encoding class I SAM-dependent methyltransferase translates to MGMLHYFSKEEHKRALFIFNLIAPFYHLIDKGTQNHYKAMAALLNDRISLKNKQVLDVGCGTGAWIGVLNAYGLKKAVGVDFSEKMLVQARKNHPDITFFHQNGEDLSAFADHSFDVVTATFVLHGMKAPSRARLLDEMKRVSRQFVVIHDFYKGNSFAVWLLETLERSDYRQFKKRFAAEMDACFPAVDILEGKNGNALYIGVI, encoded by the coding sequence ATGGGAATGCTACACTATTTTTCAAAAGAGGAGCATAAACGGGCGCTTTTTATTTTCAATTTGATTGCCCCGTTTTATCACTTGATCGATAAGGGAACACAAAACCATTATAAAGCCATGGCGGCTTTGTTGAATGACCGTATTTCGTTAAAAAACAAACAGGTTCTTGATGTGGGCTGTGGAACAGGAGCCTGGATTGGTGTACTGAATGCTTACGGACTGAAAAAAGCGGTGGGCGTTGATTTTTCGGAGAAAATGCTGGTTCAGGCCCGGAAAAATCATCCTGATATTACGTTCTTTCATCAAAATGGAGAAGACCTTTCGGCTTTTGCGGATCATTCGTTTGACGTGGTTACCGCTACTTTCGTGCTCCACGGAATGAAAGCGCCCTCCAGAGCCCGTTTGCTGGATGAAATGAAACGGGTTTCACGCCAATTTGTAGTTATCCACGATTTTTATAAAGGCAATTCTTTTGCGGTATGGTTATTGGAAACCCTGGAACGAAGTGATTACCGGCAATTTAAAAAACGGTTTGCTGCAGAGATGGATGCCTGCTTTCCGGCAGTGGATATTCTGGAAGGAAAAAACGGAAATGCTTTGTATATCGGGGTTATTTAA